The proteins below are encoded in one region of Drosophila santomea strain STO CAGO 1482 chromosome 3R, Prin_Dsan_1.1, whole genome shotgun sequence:
- the LOC120453250 gene encoding sodium/potassium-transporting ATPase subunit beta-1, which yields MPEDVMVPAGDYKLVKQIRRTQEKRRKKDLPWTKRVFDIDDQKLFGRTAFAWLRITLYYLFLYFLIFIIVAFWVTILLLAIIDPKKPRWLKGHPGLSMVPNQNRSVLEYFTHLVNEVNPIADRIDDFLNKLNDNANDFFSDFNQDTSWGYATQKPTVFIKLNKVFGYQPETYDTPDDLPKEAPSSLQGTVGKLGNTPKIWLTCEVTEGPKPDMVFYPGPYFEASEEMTGVTRVVAIQMNKMPKNSKIFFHCKVWARNIPIEDYQGTGHLKFALNMRYDKDSNQASTYKSTTPQKAAVPPAVDPANPNKERPEDQLGGLEMPPSPENEKDALDKMGNNPQKEDMTEPPS from the coding sequence ATGCCCGAGGATGTTATGGTGCCCGCTGGGGACTACAAGCTGGTGAAGCAGATCCGCAGGACGCAGGAGAAGCGCCGCAAGAAGGACCTTCCGTGGACGAAGAGGGTGTTCGACATAGACGACCAGAAGCTGTTTGGCCGCACTGCATTTGCTTGGTTGCGAATCACGCTCTACTACCTGTTCCTGTACTTCCTCATTTTTATTATAGTGGCTTTTTGGGTCACCATCCTACTGCTAGCGATCATCGATCCGAAAAAGCCGCGCTGGCTCAAGGGTCATCCGGGTCTGTCGATGGTGCCCAACCAAAATCGATCCGTGCTGGAGTACTTTACGCACTTAGTGAATGAGGTCAACCCGATCGCGGACCGCATCGACGATTTCCTGAACAAATTAAACGACAATGCCAATGACTTCTTCAGCGACTTCAACCAGGACACGTCGTGGGGCTACGCAACCCAAAAGCCGACCGTCTTCATCAAGCTAAACAAGGTTTTCGGCTACCAACCGGAAACCTACGACACTCCAGACGACTTGCCCAAGGAGGCGCCCTCGAGCCTTCAGGGCACCGTGGGCAAGCTGGGCAACACGCCGAAGATCTGGCTCACCTGCGAGGTGACCGAAGGACCCAAGCCCGACATGGTCTTCTACCCGGGTCCCTATTTCGAGGCCTCCGAGGAGATGACAGGAGTGACACGCGTGGTGGCCATCCAAATGAACAAGATGCCCAAGAACTCAAAGATCTTCTTCCATTGCAAGGTGTGGGCACGAAACATTCCCATCGAAGATTACCAGGGCACGGGGCATTTGAAGTTCGCGCTGAACATGCGCTATGACAAAGACAGCAATCAGGCCTCCACCTATAAGTCCACTACCCCTCAAAAAGCCGCAGTGCCACCAGCCGTTGATCCCGCCAATCCGAATAAAGAGCGACCAGAAGATCAGCTCGGCGGGTTGGAAATGCCGCCTTCGCCGGAAAACGAGAAGGACGCCCTCGACAAAATGGGAAATAATCCCCAGAAGGAGGACATGACAGAGCCACCCAGCTAA
- the LOC120453252 gene encoding phosphatidylinositol transfer protein beta isoform isoform X2, which yields MQIKEFRVTLPLTVEEYQVAQLFSVAEASKENTGGGEGIEVLKNEPFEDFPLLGGKYNSGQYTYKIYHLQSKVPAYIRLLAPKGSLEIHEEAWNAYPYCRTIITNPKFMKDAFKIIIDTLHVGDAGDSENVHELTPDKLKVRDVVHIDIANDPVLPADYKPDEDPTTYQSKKTGRGPLVGADWKKHVNPVMTCYKLVTCEFKWFGLQTRVENFIQKSERRLFTNFHRQVFCSTDRWYGLTMEDIRAIEDQTKEELDKARQVGEVRGMRADAD from the exons ATGCAGATCAAAGAATT CCGTGTTACTTTGCCATTGACTGTGGAAGAG TATCAAGTTGCACAATTATTCTCGGTGGCCGAGGCGTCAAAAGAGAATACGGGAGGCGGCGAGGGAATCGAGGTGTTAAAGAACGAACCCTTCGAAGACTTCCCACTGCTGG GTGGCAAATACAATTCCGgtcaatatacatataagatCTATCATCTGCAATCAAAAGTTCCAGCCTACATACGACTACTGGCGCCCAAGGGCTCATTGGAGATCCACGAGGAGGCATGGAATGCCTATCCCTATTGTCGAACGATTATCACG AACCCCAAGTTTATGAAAGATGCTTTCAAAATAATCATCGACACTTTGCACGTCGGCGATGCGGGCGATTCAGAAAAT GTGCACGAGCTGACGCCGGATAAGCTGAAAGTGCGAGATGTAGTGCACATCGACATTGCCAACGATCCGGTGCTGCCCGCGGACTACAAGCCCGATGAGGATCCAACCAC CTACCAGTCAAAGAAGACGGGCCGCGGTCCCCTGGTGGGAGCCGACTGGAAAAAGCATGTTAATCCTGTCATGACCTGCTACAAGCTGGTCACGTGCGAGTTCAAATGGTTCGGCCTGCAAACAAGAGTAGAAAATTTCATCCAGAAATCGGAGCGCCGCCTCTTTACAAACTTCCATCG CCAAGTTTTCTGTTCAACCGATCGCTGGTACGGTCTAACAATGGAGGACATCCGCGCCATCGAGGACCAAACGAAGGAGGAGCTGGACAAGGCGCGGCAGGTGGGCGAGGTGCGGGGTATGCGCGCGGATGCCGATTAA
- the LOC120453252 gene encoding phosphatidylinositol transfer protein beta isoform isoform X1: MQIKEFRVTLPLTVEEYQVAQLFSVAEASKENTGGGEGIEVLKNEPFEDFPLLGGKYNSGQYTYKIYHLQSKVPAYIRLLAPKGSLEIHEEAWNAYPYCRTIITNPGYMNKNFKIDIYSQHIENDLGTVDNVHELTPDKLKVRDVVHIDIANDPVLPADYKPDEDPTTYQSKKTGRGPLVGADWKKHVNPVMTCYKLVTCEFKWFGLQTRVENFIQKSERRLFTNFHRQVFCSTDRWYGLTMEDIRAIEDQTKEELDKARQVGEVRGMRADAD; this comes from the exons ATGCAGATCAAAGAATT CCGTGTTACTTTGCCATTGACTGTGGAAGAG TATCAAGTTGCACAATTATTCTCGGTGGCCGAGGCGTCAAAAGAGAATACGGGAGGCGGCGAGGGAATCGAGGTGTTAAAGAACGAACCCTTCGAAGACTTCCCACTGCTGG GTGGCAAATACAATTCCGgtcaatatacatataagatCTATCATCTGCAATCAAAAGTTCCAGCCTACATACGACTACTGGCGCCCAAGGGCTCATTGGAGATCCACGAGGAGGCATGGAATGCCTATCCCTATTGTCGAACGATTATCACG AATCCTGGTTATATgaataaaaactttaaaatagaCATTTATTCGCAACATATAGAAAATGACCTTGGCACTGTTGACAAC GTGCACGAGCTGACGCCGGATAAGCTGAAAGTGCGAGATGTAGTGCACATCGACATTGCCAACGATCCGGTGCTGCCCGCGGACTACAAGCCCGATGAGGATCCAACCAC CTACCAGTCAAAGAAGACGGGCCGCGGTCCCCTGGTGGGAGCCGACTGGAAAAAGCATGTTAATCCTGTCATGACCTGCTACAAGCTGGTCACGTGCGAGTTCAAATGGTTCGGCCTGCAAACAAGAGTAGAAAATTTCATCCAGAAATCGGAGCGCCGCCTCTTTACAAACTTCCATCG CCAAGTTTTCTGTTCAACCGATCGCTGGTACGGTCTAACAATGGAGGACATCCGCGCCATCGAGGACCAAACGAAGGAGGAGCTGGACAAGGCGCGGCAGGTGGGCGAGGTGCGGGGTATGCGCGCGGATGCCGATTAA
- the LOC120453248 gene encoding cryptochrome-1: MATRGANVIWFRHGLRLHDNPALLAALADKDQGIALIPVFIFDGESAGTKNVGYNRMRFLLDSLQDIDDQLQAATDGRGRLLVFEGEPANIFRRLHEQVRLHRICIEQDCEPIWNDRDESIRSLCRELNIDFVEKVSHTLWDPQLVIETNGGIPPLTYQMFLHTVQIIGLPPRPTADARLEDATFVELDSEFCRSLNLFEKLPAPDHFNVYTDNMGFLAKINWRGGETQALLLLDERLKVEQHAFERGFYLPNQALPNIHDSPKSMSAHLRFGCLSVRRFYWSVHDLFKNVQLRACVRGVQMTGGAHITGQLIWREYFYTMSVNNPNYDRMEGNEICLSIPWAKPKEDLLQRWRLGQTGFPLIDGAMRQLLAEGWLHHTLRNTVATFLTRGGLWQSWEHGLQHFLKYLLDADWSVCAGNWMWVSSSAFERLLDSSLVTCPVALAKRLDPEGTYIKQYVPELINVPREFVHEPWRMSVEQQEQYECLIGVHYPERIIDLSMAVKRNMLAMKTLRNSLITPPPHCRPSNEEEVRQFFWLADVVV, from the exons ATGGCCACGCGAGGGGCGAATGTGATTTGGTTTCGCCATGGACTGCGGCTCCATGATAATCCCGCTCTATTGGCCGCCCTCGCCGATAAGGATCAGGGTATAGCCCTTATTCCCGTTTTCATATTCGATGGAGAGAGTGCAG GTACCAAGAATGTGGGTTACAACCGAATGCGTTTCCTGCTGGACTCACTGCAGGACATCGATGATCAGCTGCAGGCGGCAACAGATGGACGTGGACGGCTCCTCGTCTTCGAGGGCGAACCGGCCAATATCTTCCGACGGCTACACGAGCAAGTGCGTCTGCACAGGATTTGCATAGAGCAGGACTGCGAGCCGATTTGGAATGATCGCGATGAGAGCATCCGTTCCTTGTGTCGGGAGCTGAATATCGACTTCGTCGAGAAGGTATCACACACGCTGTGGGATCCGCAATTGGTGATTGAGACCAATGGGGGCATTCCACCGCTCACCTATCAAATGTTCCTG CACACAGTGCAAATTATTGGGCTTCCTCCACGACCCACGGCCGATGCTCGGCTGGAAGACGCCACCTTTGTGGAGCTGGATTCCGAGTTCTGCCGGAGTCTTAACTTGTTCGAGAAGCTGCCCGCACCGGATCACTTCAATGTGTATACAGACAACATGGGCTTCCTGGCCAAGATTAATTGGCGCGGAGGAGAAACACAGGCCTTACTTCTCTTGGATGAGCGTCTCAAAGTGGAGCAACACGCGTTTGAGCGCGGATTTTACCTGCCAAATCAGGCGCTGCCCAATATCCACGATTCCCCAAAGTCGATGAGCGCCCATCTGCGCTTTGGTTGCCTTTCGGTACGTCGCTTTTACTGGAGTGTCCATGATCTCTTCAAGAATGTCCAGCTGCGCGCCTGTGTGCGGGGCGTTCAAATGACTGGCGGCGCGCACATCACGGGGCAGTTGATCTGGCGGGAATACTTCTACACCATGTCGGTGAACAATCCAAACTACGATCGCATGGAGGGGAATGAGATCTGCCTGAGCATCCCATGGGCTAAGCCGAAAGAGGATCTCCTGCAGCGCTGGCGCTTAGGCCAAACGGGATTCCCGCTGATCGATGGCGCCATGAGACAACTCCTCGCCGAAGGATGGCTCCACCACACGCTGCGCAACACGGTGGCCACGTTCCTCACGCGCGGCGGGCTGTGGCAGAGCTGGGAGCACGGACTGCAGCACTTCCTGAAGTATCTGCTGGATGCGGATTGGTCGGTCTGCGCTGGCAACTGGATGTGGGTTTCCAGCTCGGCCTTTGAAAGGCTGCTGGACTCCTCCCTTGTCACCTGCCCGGTGGCACTGGCCAAGCGCCTTGATCCAGAAGGGACCTACATCAAGCAGTACGTCCCCGAATTGATAAATGTGCCCAGGGAATTCGT TCACGAGCCCTGGCGAATGTCTGtcgagcagcaggagcagtaCGAGTGCCTGATAGGAGTCCATTATCCGGAGCGGATCATCGACCTCTCCATGGCCGTGAAGCGCAACATGCTGGCCATGAAGACGCTCCGGAACTCGCTGATCACCCCGCCCCCGCATTGCCGACCATCTAACGAGGAGGAAGTGCGTCAGTTCTTCTGGCTGGCCGACGTGGTGGTTTGA